A single region of the Sphaeramia orbicularis chromosome 6, fSphaOr1.1, whole genome shotgun sequence genome encodes:
- the LOC115420858 gene encoding uncharacterized protein LOC115420858: MATGKKRAAYFTRLELDTLMRSYKEFEHVFKKKCNTAAAIKERETAWENIAAQFNASNPAGEKRTWQQLKMKYKNIVQATSRKKAEARKPDGSPTPPPVMKTEELSPEQNSDRPAAEAIPGGSSSSELTPQDTSAFIKYSNGAIFLVEHPDATTDLVTDVKHEETVSAAFTEGDPEKPVEGMAGQQQEDPSTSTPQIDTVRWMFSKHQRFILWNSCATV; this comes from the exons ATGGCAACGGGGAAGAAGAGGGCCGCGTATTTcaccagactggaactggacaCTTTAATGCGCTCATACAAAGAGtttgaacatgtttttaaaaagaaGTGCAACACAGCTGCAGCTATAAAAGAGAGGGAGACTGCGTGGGAGAACATAGCTGCTCAGTTCAATGC gtccaaTCCGGCGGGGGAGAAGCGCACTTGGCAGCAGCTCAAgatgaaatataaaaacattgTTCAAGCAA CTAGCAGAAAGAAGGCAGAGGCCCGTAAACCGGATGGTAGCCCAACACCACCACCtgtaatgaagacagaggagCTGAGTCCAGAACAGAATTCAGACAGGCCAGCGGCTGAGGCAATCCCTGGAGGGAGCTCATCCTCTGAGCTCACCCCCCAAGACACAAGTGCCTTTATAAAAT ATTCTAATGGTGCTATCTTCCTGGTGGAGCACCCTGACGCCACAACAGACCTTGTAACT GACGTAAAGCACGAGGAAACTGTGTCTGCTGCCTTTACAGAGGGGGATCCAGAAAAGCCTGTAGAG GGCATGGCTGGACAGCAGCAGGAGGATCCCTCAACTTCCACTCCACAGATTGACACAGTGAGATGGATGTTCAGTAAACACCAGAGGTTCATTCTGTGGAATTCATGTGCAACTGTATAA